A part of Spiribacter vilamensis genomic DNA contains:
- the atzF gene encoding allophanate hydrolase: METIADRLNAYRHAGHPVRDHLLKSRDAIAAADPHNAWISVIDEPTLAGMIDWLERQPPSLPLYGVPFAVKDNIDVAGLPTTAGCPAYCYWPDAHAAVVERLVRAGAVPLGKTNLDQFATGLVGSRSPYGACRNAFDRDRISGGSSAGSAVAVALGQVAFALGTDTAGSGRVPAAFNNLTGLKPTRGRLSTRGVVPACRSLDCVTLFGLCSDDVRRVFEVADGYDPLDPQARRPGPPTSLPPAIPTDGFRFGVPRDEDLEFFGDEHSAAAFQRSIQALEALGGEARRIDLTPFLETARLLYEGPWVAERYSAIRGFIESEPDSLLPVTRQIIGAGAHPKACDLFDAEHRLAELRRTTEAVWDRVDCLVTPTAGHLPTLAAVEADPVGVNSQLGYYTNFMNLLDLSAVAAPGGFTPDGLPFGLTLAAPACMDRALIDLAERLQRHSRLPLGVGGGEDRMAIAVCGAHMSGLPLNPMLTERGGHHLQTTRTAPLYRLYALPGGPPERPGLVRVDADGQAVEVEVWTLPRHRVGDFLQTIPAPLGLGRITLEDGSDVTGFVCEAYATEQAEDISALGSWRRYLTRLK, from the coding sequence ATGGAGACCATCGCCGACCGTCTCAACGCCTATCGCCATGCCGGGCACCCGGTACGCGATCACCTGCTGAAAAGCCGCGACGCCATCGCCGCTGCCGATCCGCACAACGCCTGGATCAGCGTCATCGACGAGCCCACCCTGGCGGGAATGATCGACTGGCTGGAGCGGCAACCGCCATCGCTGCCGCTCTACGGCGTGCCTTTCGCGGTCAAGGACAATATCGACGTGGCGGGGCTGCCCACCACCGCGGGCTGCCCGGCGTATTGCTACTGGCCAGACGCGCACGCCGCCGTGGTCGAGCGGCTGGTCCGCGCCGGTGCCGTGCCACTCGGCAAGACCAACCTCGATCAGTTCGCCACCGGCCTGGTGGGCAGCCGCTCGCCCTACGGCGCCTGTCGCAACGCCTTCGACCGCGACCGGATCTCGGGCGGCTCCAGTGCCGGCTCGGCGGTGGCCGTGGCGCTGGGGCAGGTCGCCTTTGCGCTGGGTACGGATACCGCCGGCTCCGGGCGCGTACCTGCCGCCTTCAACAACCTCACAGGTCTCAAGCCGACCCGCGGCCGGCTGAGTACCCGCGGCGTGGTGCCCGCCTGTCGCAGCCTCGACTGCGTGACCCTCTTCGGACTCTGCAGCGACGACGTGCGCCGCGTCTTCGAGGTGGCGGACGGCTATGACCCCCTCGACCCGCAGGCGCGCCGTCCCGGACCGCCCACGTCTCTGCCGCCGGCGATCCCGACGGACGGCTTTCGATTCGGCGTCCCCCGCGACGAGGACCTGGAATTCTTCGGTGACGAGCACAGCGCCGCCGCGTTCCAACGCAGCATCCAGGCCCTGGAGGCCCTCGGTGGCGAGGCCCGGCGCATTGACCTGACGCCCTTCCTCGAGACCGCCCGCCTGCTCTACGAGGGCCCATGGGTGGCCGAGCGCTACAGCGCGATCCGCGGATTTATCGAATCAGAACCCGATTCGCTACTGCCCGTGACCCGCCAGATCATCGGCGCCGGCGCCCATCCGAAGGCCTGTGATCTGTTCGATGCCGAGCACCGGCTGGCGGAGCTGCGGCGGACGACCGAAGCGGTCTGGGACCGGGTGGACTGCCTGGTCACCCCCACCGCCGGCCATCTGCCGACGCTGGCGGCGGTCGAGGCCGATCCGGTGGGCGTGAACAGCCAGCTCGGGTATTACACCAACTTCATGAACCTGCTCGACCTGAGCGCCGTCGCCGCTCCGGGCGGCTTTACCCCCGACGGGCTGCCGTTCGGCCTTACCCTGGCGGCCCCGGCGTGCATGGACAGGGCGCTCATCGACCTGGCCGAGCGGCTGCAGCGTCACAGCCGGTTACCGCTCGGTGTGGGTGGCGGTGAAGATCGGATGGCGATCGCCGTGTGCGGCGCACACATGAGCGGCCTGCCCCTCAATCCGATGCTCACCGAGCGTGGCGGGCATCACCTGCAGACCACCCGGACCGCCCCGTTGTATCGGCTCTATGCCCTGCCCGGCGGGCCACCCGAACGCCCGGGACTGGTCCGCGTCGACGCCGATGGCCAGGCGGTGGAAGTGGAGGTCTGGACGCTGCCCCGGCATCGCGTCGGGGATTTCCTGCAGACCATCCCGGCACCGCTGGGCCTGGGGCGGATCACGCTTGAGGACGGCAGCGACGTCACCGGCTTTGTCTGCGAGGCCTATGCCACCGAACAGGCCGAGGACATCTCGGCACTCGGATCGTGGCGGCGGTATCTGACGCGCTTGAAGTGA
- a CDS encoding FitA-like ribbon-helix-helix domain-containing protein has product MAAMTIRHLDEALKHRLRIQAAEHGRSMEDEARDILRVALSSDDAEAGSLYETIRRRVEPLGGVELDVPRREPMREPPDLSE; this is encoded by the coding sequence ATGGCAGCAATGACAATTCGTCATCTCGACGAAGCATTGAAGCACCGCTTGCGTATACAGGCGGCCGAGCATGGTCGTTCCATGGAGGATGAGGCCCGGGACATCCTGCGGGTCGCCCTGAGCAGCGACGATGCCGAGGCGGGATCGCTCTACGAGACTATCCGTCGCCGTGTCGAGCCGCTGGGTGGCGTGGAGCTGGATGTTCCCCGGCGGGAGCCGATGCGAGAGCCGCCGGACTTGTCCGAATGA
- the gshB gene encoding glutathione synthase has product MPHHLGVVMDPIEGITPYKDTTLAMLLEAQRRGWTIHYYTLADLSLRDGVAWGDGTRLEVRDDNHDWFTIGEREEAPLDQLDVLLMRKDPPVDSAFVYATHILEVAERAGVQVINRPSGLRNVQEKLAIANFPQCCTPTVVEMRAAPLRAFIDAQGQAVLKPLHGMGGEAIFVVKAGDPNTSVIIEQLSERGTRYVMAQRYLPEISDGDRRILVVDGQPVDYALARLPAAGESRGNLAAGGRGVARPLTEREYWIVDQVRPLLAEQGIVFAGLDVIGGYLTEVNVTSPTCVREIDTQQGVNIAGELFAVIERRLNADR; this is encoded by the coding sequence ATGCCCCATCACCTCGGCGTTGTCATGGATCCCATCGAGGGGATCACCCCGTACAAGGACACTACGCTTGCCATGCTGCTCGAGGCGCAGCGGCGCGGCTGGACGATCCATTACTACACGCTCGCCGATTTATCCCTGCGCGACGGCGTGGCCTGGGGCGACGGGACGCGGCTTGAAGTCCGCGATGACAACCACGACTGGTTCACCATCGGCGAGCGCGAGGAGGCGCCGCTGGACCAGCTCGATGTCCTGCTCATGCGCAAGGACCCGCCGGTGGACAGCGCCTTTGTGTATGCCACACATATCCTCGAGGTGGCCGAGCGCGCCGGTGTCCAGGTCATCAACCGCCCGTCGGGTCTGCGCAACGTGCAGGAGAAACTCGCCATCGCGAATTTCCCGCAGTGCTGCACCCCGACGGTGGTGGAAATGCGGGCCGCCCCGCTGCGGGCATTCATCGACGCCCAGGGGCAGGCCGTCCTCAAGCCGCTGCATGGCATGGGTGGCGAGGCGATCTTCGTCGTGAAGGCGGGCGACCCCAACACCAGCGTCATTATCGAGCAGCTCTCCGAGCGCGGGACACGCTATGTCATGGCCCAGCGCTATCTGCCGGAGATCAGTGACGGCGATCGCCGCATCCTGGTGGTGGACGGCCAACCAGTGGACTATGCCCTGGCGCGCCTGCCCGCCGCCGGCGAGAGCCGCGGCAACCTGGCCGCCGGCGGGCGGGGCGTCGCCCGACCGCTCACCGAGCGCGAGTACTGGATCGTCGACCAGGTCCGGCCGCTGCTCGCCGAGCAGGGGATCGTCTTCGCGGGGCTGGACGTTATCGGCGGCTATCTCACCGAGGTCAACGTCACCTCCCCGACCTGCGTCCGCGAGATCGACACCCAGCAGGGTGTGAACATCGCCGGTGAGCTGTTCGCCGTCATCGAGCGGCGGCTGAACGCCGATCGCTAG
- a CDS encoding energy transducer TonB: MEDAALVRDRLLMAIFVSALVHLIVIFGPVGPAGLSVPRIETREPLEVTVQPASTTRQPSLRLVTGAARESWPTPSASSPRQRAVDGTTEDAPTARYLRDWIVHTETLGNREYPRELIEAGITGRVVVAITLTADGEVVDTRILGGSDHPALQDAARSLVQSAAPYPAVPPEVLQGNDELIVTRTWSFGEGER, translated from the coding sequence ATGGAAGATGCCGCCCTGGTCCGTGATCGCCTGCTGATGGCGATATTCGTGTCGGCGCTGGTGCACCTGATCGTGATTTTCGGGCCCGTCGGACCCGCCGGCCTGTCAGTACCCCGAATCGAGACTCGGGAGCCGCTCGAGGTGACCGTTCAGCCGGCTTCGACAACCCGGCAGCCGTCGCTGCGCCTGGTCACCGGCGCGGCCCGCGAGTCGTGGCCGACCCCATCGGCATCCAGCCCCCGGCAGCGCGCCGTCGACGGCACCACCGAGGATGCACCGACGGCGCGCTATTTGCGCGACTGGATCGTCCATACCGAGACGCTCGGCAACCGGGAGTATCCGCGCGAGCTGATCGAGGCCGGCATCACGGGCCGTGTCGTCGTCGCCATCACGCTGACCGCGGATGGGGAGGTTGTCGATACACGGATCCTCGGCGGCAGCGATCATCCCGCCCTGCAGGATGCGGCCCGTTCACTGGTGCAGAGTGCCGCCCCCTACCCCGCGGTACCGCCCGAGGTCCTGCAGGGCAACGACGAGCTGATCGTCACCCGCACCTGGTCGTTCGGCGAGGGAGAGCGATGA
- the ruvX gene encoding Holliday junction resolvase RuvX, translating to MSSGTYLGFDAGSKRLGIAAGEAITGNARALEVFECHEGTPDWSRLESLIREWRPTALVVGIPRHADGSASHSTRLAERFAGELARRTGCSVHRIDEHLSSHEARSDLRQRGRPAKVIDAEAARIILETWLSEQTP from the coding sequence ATGAGCAGTGGCACCTACCTCGGGTTCGATGCCGGCAGCAAGCGCCTCGGCATCGCCGCCGGTGAGGCCATCACCGGTAACGCCCGTGCGCTCGAGGTGTTCGAATGCCACGAGGGCACGCCCGACTGGTCACGACTCGAATCGCTGATCCGTGAGTGGCGCCCCACCGCGCTGGTGGTCGGCATCCCGCGTCACGCCGATGGCAGTGCCTCGCACAGTACCCGCCTCGCGGAGCGGTTTGCGGGGGAACTGGCGCGACGCACCGGCTGCAGCGTCCATCGCATCGACGAGCACCTGTCGAGCCACGAGGCGCGGAGCGACCTGCGCCAGCGCGGTCGCCCGGCGAAGGTGATCGATGCCGAGGCGGCGCGTATCATCCTCGAGACTTGGCTAAGCGAGCAGACCCCGTAA
- the pyrR gene encoding bifunctional pyr operon transcriptional regulator/uracil phosphoribosyltransferase PyrR, which yields MTDLPDIEPLLTTLTERVAALAEAEGPARCTLVGIHQGGAWLAQALQQRLGWQEAPGTLDIAFYRDDLARGGLPGAVRPSKMPLDIDDRVIILVDDILYTGRTIRAALNEIFDYGRPAAVRLAVLLERPGRQLPIAADIVAAPIDLAPGQRVKLRGPDPLHLVIEEASP from the coding sequence ATGACAGACCTGCCCGACATCGAACCGCTATTAACCACCCTGACCGAGCGTGTCGCCGCGCTTGCCGAGGCGGAAGGCCCCGCACGATGCACGCTGGTCGGCATCCACCAGGGCGGCGCCTGGCTGGCACAGGCACTCCAGCAACGGCTGGGCTGGCAGGAGGCGCCGGGGACGCTGGATATCGCGTTCTATCGCGACGATCTTGCCCGGGGCGGCCTACCCGGCGCCGTAAGGCCATCGAAGATGCCGCTGGATATCGATGACCGGGTGATAATCCTCGTCGACGATATCCTCTACACCGGCCGGACCATTCGCGCCGCCCTGAACGAGATATTCGATTATGGCCGCCCGGCGGCGGTACGACTCGCGGTGTTGCTCGAGCGTCCGGGCCGCCAGCTGCCGATCGCGGCGGACATTGTCGCAGCGCCCATCGACCTCGCACCGGGCCAGCGCGTCAAGCTGCGCGGTCCCGATCCGCTGCACCTGGTGATCGAGGAGGCAAGCCCATGA
- a CDS encoding aspartate carbamoyltransferase catalytic subunit — protein sequence MSVQLNERGELRHFLTTEGLDPRLLTRILDTAESFAGVIGKSVKTVPLLRGRTVVNLFFESSTRTRTTFELAAKRLSADVLNIAVDTTTTKGESLLDMLRNLQAMQADMFVIRHDQSGAAEYFARHVNPGVAVLNAGDGWHAHPTQAMLDAYTIRQHKGAFEPLRIAIVGDIRHSRVARSQIHALNGLGAGEVRVIAPNTLLPADVDTLGTHVYNDLEAGLRDVDVVIALRLQHERMQGALLPGESEYFRHYGLTESRLRAAHPEAIVMHPGPINRGVEIDSELADGPRSVILDQVTNGIAIRMAVMTMVLGVQPDNPREAS from the coding sequence ATGAGCGTCCAACTCAACGAACGGGGCGAACTGCGCCATTTCCTGACCACCGAGGGGTTGGACCCGCGCCTGCTCACGCGCATCCTCGACACCGCCGAGTCGTTTGCCGGGGTCATCGGCAAATCGGTCAAGACCGTCCCGCTGCTGCGCGGTCGCACGGTGGTCAACCTGTTCTTCGAGTCGAGCACCCGCACCCGGACCACCTTCGAACTCGCCGCCAAGCGCCTCTCCGCCGATGTCCTCAACATCGCCGTCGACACCACCACCACCAAGGGCGAGAGCCTGCTCGACATGCTGCGCAATCTGCAGGCGATGCAGGCCGACATGTTCGTCATTCGCCATGACCAGAGCGGCGCTGCGGAGTATTTCGCACGGCACGTCAACCCGGGCGTCGCCGTGCTCAACGCCGGTGACGGCTGGCATGCCCATCCCACCCAGGCGATGCTCGATGCCTACACCATTCGGCAGCACAAGGGTGCGTTCGAGCCGTTGCGGATCGCCATTGTCGGCGACATCCGCCACTCGCGCGTGGCGCGCTCGCAGATCCATGCCCTCAATGGCCTCGGCGCCGGCGAGGTCCGGGTGATTGCACCGAACACCCTGCTGCCGGCCGATGTGGATACGCTTGGCACGCATGTCTACAACGACCTCGAGGCCGGACTGCGGGACGTGGATGTGGTCATCGCCCTGCGCCTGCAGCATGAACGCATGCAGGGGGCCCTGCTGCCCGGCGAGTCGGAATACTTTCGCCACTACGGGCTCACCGAATCGCGTCTGCGCGCCGCCCACCCGGAGGCGATCGTCATGCACCCGGGCCCGATCAACCGCGGTGTAGAGATCGACTCCGAGCTCGCCGACGGGCCGCGCTCGGTCATCCTCGACCAGGTCACCAACGGTATCGCGATCCGCATGGCGGTCATGACCATGGTGCTGGGCGTGCAGCCCGACAATCCGCGGGAGGCCTCATGA
- a CDS encoding dihydroorotase, which translates to MSRILIRNGRLIDPESGLDEVGDVAVADGRIVQLGGPIDDFTPDESVDATDRWVIPGLIDLSARLREPGGTRKADIVSETRAAAAAGITTLVMPPDTHPVMDSPSVVEQVVRRADHAASARVVPLGALTLGLAGEQLSGMAGLAAAGCPAVADGGHPIRDSLVLQRALDYACTFALPVLLTPVDTDLATGCLNEGPTATRLGLPGVPAAAETAGLGRQLAVAGGTRARVHFGRLSSAEGVRLLTGELGENRHLTADVAIHQLFLTDQDAMEYDARFHLDPPLRDIVDRQALRQAVADRVIRIICSDHQPHDQDAKDGPFASTAPGASGLDTLLPLVLRLVEDGILTLPRALATVTVEPARLLGLEVGRMAVGGAADLTVVDPVAPWFCTRETLRSRGHNSPFLGWEFSARATHTLVAGRLVHRPDEA; encoded by the coding sequence ATGAGCCGCATCCTGATACGCAACGGCCGGTTGATCGACCCCGAGAGCGGGCTCGACGAAGTCGGCGATGTCGCCGTCGCGGATGGCCGCATCGTCCAGCTTGGTGGCCCCATCGACGACTTCACCCCGGACGAGTCCGTGGACGCCACGGATCGCTGGGTCATACCGGGACTGATCGACCTGAGCGCACGGCTGCGCGAGCCGGGTGGTACCCGCAAGGCCGATATTGTCAGCGAGACCCGTGCCGCGGCCGCCGCGGGCATCACGACGCTGGTCATGCCGCCGGATACGCATCCGGTCATGGACAGCCCGTCGGTGGTCGAACAGGTAGTCCGCCGGGCCGATCACGCCGCCAGTGCCCGGGTCGTGCCCCTCGGGGCGTTGACGCTGGGGCTGGCCGGCGAGCAGCTCTCCGGCATGGCCGGGCTGGCCGCGGCCGGCTGCCCGGCGGTCGCCGATGGCGGTCATCCGATCCGGGATTCGCTGGTATTGCAGCGGGCCCTCGACTACGCCTGCACGTTCGCGCTACCGGTCCTGTTGACCCCGGTGGATACGGACCTGGCAACCGGTTGCCTGAATGAAGGCCCGACGGCAACACGGCTCGGTCTGCCGGGCGTCCCGGCGGCGGCGGAGACCGCCGGCCTCGGGCGTCAACTGGCGGTGGCAGGGGGCACCCGCGCCCGGGTGCATTTCGGTCGCCTCTCAAGCGCGGAAGGGGTGCGCCTGCTGACCGGCGAGCTCGGCGAGAACCGGCACCTCACCGCCGATGTCGCCATCCATCAGCTTTTCCTGACCGATCAGGACGCCATGGAATACGACGCCCGCTTCCATCTCGACCCGCCGCTGCGTGACATCGTCGATCGTCAGGCGCTGCGGCAGGCCGTTGCCGATCGGGTCATCCGCATCATCTGCTCCGACCACCAGCCGCATGACCAGGATGCCAAGGATGGGCCCTTCGCGAGCACCGCGCCCGGTGCCAGCGGACTCGACACGCTGCTGCCACTGGTACTGCGACTGGTCGAGGACGGGATCCTGACCCTGCCGCGCGCGCTGGCCACGGTCACCGTCGAGCCGGCTCGCCTGCTGGGACTCGAGGTCGGGCGCATGGCGGTCGGCGGCGCCGCGGACCTTACCGTGGTCGACCCCGTCGCCCCCTGGTTCTGCACCCGGGAGACACTGCGCAGCCGCGGCCACAACTCGCCCTTCCTGGGCTGGGAATTCAGCGCGCGTGCCACTCACACACTGGTCGCCGGCCGACTGGTGCACCGACCCGACGAGGCATGA
- a CDS encoding type II toxin-antitoxin system HicB family antitoxin — protein MEFDMKLAVVPEPSEEGGYTAYVPSLTGCISEGENKDEALKNIRESVELYLETVEDDATYGPDSEITEVAV, from the coding sequence ATGGAGTTTGATATGAAATTAGCAGTTGTTCCCGAGCCCAGTGAGGAAGGTGGGTACACCGCTTACGTGCCCAGCCTGACAGGATGCATTAGCGAAGGCGAAAACAAAGATGAGGCTCTAAAAAATATCAGGGAGTCCGTCGAACTGTACTTGGAGACCGTCGAAGACGACGCGACATATGGGCCAGATTCCGAGATTACGGAAGTAGCTGTATGA
- a CDS encoding addiction module protein: MNLQKIEDEALHLPKKERAQLIQRLVLSLESPSDDELKSDWLLEAQRRGEEIDNGTVQAVSGEDVMRKAKALIK; the protein is encoded by the coding sequence ATGAATCTCCAGAAAATCGAAGATGAGGCGCTCCACCTTCCTAAAAAGGAACGGGCCCAATTGATCCAGCGACTGGTGTTGAGTCTGGAGTCTCCGTCAGACGACGAGCTCAAATCCGATTGGTTGCTGGAGGCTCAACGCAGAGGCGAAGAGATCGACAACGGAACAGTTCAGGCTGTGTCTGGTGAAGATGTTATGAGGAAGGCTAAAGCACTGATCAAATGA
- a CDS encoding type II toxin-antitoxin system RelE family toxin, translating to MRAPLRGSLTGLWRYRVGAYRVICEIQDERLVVIGT from the coding sequence ATGCGCGCTCCCTTGCGTGGCTCGCTCACCGGTCTATGGCGCTACCGGGTGGGCGCCTATCGGGTGATCTGCGAGATTCAAGATGAGCGGCTCGTCGTGATAGGCACATGA
- a CDS encoding YggS family pyridoxal phosphate-dependent enzyme, whose translation MTTTDENDIATRLAAVRQRIRDAELTYGREPGSVALLAVSKRQPVSALRTALAEGQHAFGENYLQEGADKREALAAEAIEWHFVGAIQSNKTRAVAEGFDWVHTVDRLKIARRLSEQRPEGLPPLQCCLQVNVSGEASKSGAEPAAVRELAHAIAALPNIRLRGLMTLPEAVSEFDAQRAAFRRLREQQAELIDDGLALDTLSMGMSNDLEAAVAEGATMVRLGTAVFGPRPEKQP comes from the coding sequence ATGACAACGACCGATGAAAACGACATCGCTACACGCCTGGCTGCCGTGCGCCAGCGGATCCGCGACGCGGAGCTGACCTACGGCCGCGAGCCGGGCAGTGTGGCGCTGCTTGCGGTGAGCAAACGCCAGCCCGTCTCGGCGCTGCGAACGGCGCTCGCCGAGGGGCAGCACGCCTTTGGCGAGAACTACCTCCAGGAGGGCGCGGACAAGCGCGAGGCCCTCGCTGCCGAGGCCATCGAGTGGCATTTCGTGGGCGCCATTCAGTCCAACAAGACCCGGGCGGTGGCCGAGGGATTCGACTGGGTGCATACGGTCGATCGGCTCAAGATCGCGCGACGGCTGTCGGAACAGCGCCCCGAGGGTCTGCCACCGCTGCAGTGCTGTCTGCAGGTCAACGTCAGCGGCGAGGCGAGCAAATCCGGCGCCGAGCCGGCGGCGGTGCGGGAACTGGCGCATGCCATTGCCGCCCTCCCCAACATCCGCCTGCGCGGCCTGATGACGCTGCCCGAGGCGGTCAGCGAGTTTGACGCCCAGCGCGCCGCGTTCCGCCGGCTGCGCGAGCAGCAGGCCGAGCTCATCGACGACGGACTGGCACTCGATACCCTGTCCATGGGCATGTCCAACGATCTGGAAGCGGCGGTGGCCGAGGGGGCGACAATGGTTCGCCTCGGTACCGCCGTTTTCGGACCCCGACCGGAGAAACAGCCTTGA
- the proC gene encoding pyrroline-5-carboxylate reductase translates to MSEKTIAFIGGGNMARSLIGGLIADRHPATRLRIAEPDAERRKALIDDFDVQAFQENATAIRGADVIMLAVKPARIADVARELAPHIRDQKSLVISVAAGVRSADINRWLGGESPVVRAMPNTPALVQTGATALFANEQVSEEQRNLAESILRAVGMVVWLTDEQDMNTVTAISGSGPAYFFLTMEAMQAAGESMGLDARTAHLLTLETALGAARMALESPEDVDKLKRRVTSPGGTTAAAIGELEDGDLAGLYRRALRAAAHRAEELGNELGDQ, encoded by the coding sequence TTGAGTGAGAAAACCATCGCCTTCATCGGTGGCGGCAACATGGCCCGCAGCCTGATCGGCGGGCTGATCGCCGATCGCCACCCGGCCACCCGACTGCGCATCGCAGAGCCGGACGCCGAGCGTCGCAAGGCCCTGATCGACGATTTCGACGTCCAGGCCTTCCAGGAAAACGCCACGGCAATACGCGGTGCCGACGTGATCATGCTGGCCGTCAAGCCGGCACGGATCGCCGACGTGGCCCGCGAGCTCGCACCCCATATCCGTGATCAGAAAAGCCTCGTGATCTCGGTGGCGGCCGGGGTTCGCTCCGCCGACATCAATCGCTGGCTGGGTGGCGAGAGCCCGGTGGTGCGAGCCATGCCCAATACACCGGCACTCGTGCAGACCGGCGCGACGGCCCTGTTCGCCAACGAGCAGGTCAGCGAGGAGCAGCGCAACCTCGCCGAGAGCATTCTCCGCGCCGTGGGCATGGTCGTATGGCTGACCGATGAGCAGGACATGAATACCGTTACCGCCATCTCCGGCAGCGGGCCCGCGTATTTCTTCCTCACCATGGAGGCCATGCAGGCCGCCGGCGAATCGATGGGACTGGACGCGAGGACCGCGCATCTGCTCACGCTCGAGACCGCCCTGGGGGCGGCGCGTATGGCGCTGGAAAGCCCCGAGGACGTCGATAAACTCAAGCGTCGGGTAACCTCGCCGGGAGGGACCACCGCCGCCGCCATCGGCGAACTGGAAGACGGCGACCTGGCCGGGCTCTACCGACGGGCCCTGCGGGCCGCCGCCCACCGCGCCGAGGAGCTGGGCAACGAACTGGGGGATCAGTAG
- a CDS encoding YggT family protein, producing MGSGYLANPLAFLVDTVFSLYIMAVMLRFLLQWSRADFYNPLSQFLVRITQPALQPLRRFIPAWGGVDIAAIVLMIILQIIALSLLMAIAGVTPRIDYLLLRAPAELISLLLNVYLIAIVVRAILSWVSPNDYNPATTVLLGLTEPVIRPFRAILPDLGGIDLSPLAAIVAIQVVKMLVLPPLDQIAPGLMM from the coding sequence GTGGGATCGGGCTATCTCGCCAACCCCCTCGCCTTCCTGGTGGACACGGTATTCAGCCTGTACATCATGGCGGTCATGCTGCGTTTCCTGCTGCAGTGGTCGCGGGCGGATTTCTACAACCCGCTCTCGCAGTTCCTGGTGCGCATCACCCAGCCGGCGCTACAGCCACTGCGTCGGTTCATCCCCGCCTGGGGGGGCGTCGACATCGCGGCGATCGTGCTGATGATCATTCTCCAGATCATCGCGCTCAGCCTACTGATGGCCATCGCCGGGGTGACGCCACGTATCGATTACCTGCTGCTGCGTGCGCCGGCCGAGCTGATCAGCCTGCTGCTCAACGTCTACCTGATCGCGATCGTGGTCCGGGCGATCCTCTCCTGGGTCAGCCCCAATGACTACAATCCCGCAACGACGGTCCTGCTCGGTCTTACCGAGCCGGTCATTCGCCCATTCCGCGCGATCCTGCCCGATCTGGGCGGGATCGACCTGTCACCGCTTGCCGCTATCGTTGCCATTCAGGTGGTGAAGATGCTGGTGCTGCCACCGCTCGACCAGATCGCCCCCGGGCTGATGATGTAA